A part of Propioniciclava coleopterorum genomic DNA contains:
- the gmk gene encoding guanylate kinase, with protein sequence MTARITVISGPAGVGKGTVVRQLRKLHPEVWVSVSATTRPPRPGEVDGVHYLFRSVDEFEQLIAENGLLEWATVHGKHRYGTPSAPVFATQAAGRPAILEIDLQGARQVRDRLPSAQFVFIAPPDWDTLVERLEGRGTETPDQVERRLETAKVELAAAEEFDRIIVNDDVNRAVAELVDFLSL encoded by the coding sequence GGGCCCGCGGGCGTCGGCAAGGGAACCGTGGTGCGGCAATTGCGAAAGCTCCATCCCGAGGTTTGGGTGAGCGTGTCGGCGACGACACGCCCGCCCCGACCCGGCGAGGTGGACGGCGTCCACTACCTGTTCCGCTCGGTGGATGAATTCGAGCAGCTCATCGCGGAGAACGGGTTGCTGGAGTGGGCGACCGTCCACGGCAAGCACCGTTACGGGACGCCGTCGGCGCCCGTGTTCGCGACCCAGGCGGCGGGCCGCCCGGCGATCCTCGAGATCGACCTGCAGGGCGCCCGCCAGGTCCGCGACCGCCTGCCCTCGGCGCAGTTCGTGTTCATCGCCCCGCCCGACTGGGACACCCTCGTCGAGCGGCTCGAGGGCCGCGGCACCGAGACCCCCGACCAGGTGGAGCGCCGGCTGGAGACCGCGAAGGTCGAGCTGGCGGCGGCCGAGGAGTTCGATCGGATCATCGTGAACGACGATGTGAACAGGGCCGTCGCCGAACTGGTAGACTTCTTGAGTTTGTAA
- the rpoZ gene encoding DNA-directed RNA polymerase subunit omega: MSTHVPEGITNPPIDDLLSKVDSKYRLVLFAAKRARQINAYYSQLGEGLLENVGPLVETTVQEKPLTIALREISADVLECNEIDPEAEAAARAEAEADPDFGVDPFAPDDLA, encoded by the coding sequence TTGAGCACCCATGTTCCTGAGGGGATCACCAACCCTCCGATCGATGATCTGCTGAGCAAGGTCGATTCCAAGTACCGTCTGGTCCTGTTCGCCGCCAAGCGGGCGCGCCAGATCAACGCCTACTACAGCCAGCTGGGCGAAGGCCTGCTGGAGAACGTCGGGCCCCTGGTCGAGACGACCGTGCAGGAGAAGCCCCTGACGATCGCGCTGCGCGAGATCTCCGCCGACGTGCTGGAGTGCAACGAGATCGACCCCGAGGCCGAGGCCGCCGCGCGCGCCGAGGCGGAGGCCGACCCCGACTTCGGCGTCGACCCCTTCGCCCCCGACGACCTGGCCTGA
- the coaBC gene encoding bifunctional phosphopantothenoylcysteine decarboxylase/phosphopantothenate--cysteine ligase CoaBC yields MSRIVLGVAGGIAAYKACELLRRLSESGHDVTVVPTPNALEFVGATTWEALSGHPVRTGVFGGVEDVPHVRIGQQADLVVVAPATADLLARAASGRADDLLTNVLLTARCPVLFVPAMHTEMWLHPATQANVATLRGRGALVMDPADGRLTGADSGPGRLPEPHDIQAVVASLLGDEDAVAAVRARDLAGRHVVISAGGTREQLDPVRFLGNASSGRQGVALARTAALRGARVTLVAAHITEPVPSGADVVRVGSTAELAEAMLALQPTADALVMAVAAADFTPERVADGKIKKDGSGTLELRLTETTDVLAALSASGAGPAGQVIVGFAAETADDEAHLLELGRAKLARKGCDLLVLNNVSGGAVFGSPDNSVTIIAPDQVVLTASGDKAAIAHRIWDAVVGIHS; encoded by the coding sequence GTGAGCCGCATCGTCCTGGGCGTCGCCGGCGGCATCGCCGCCTACAAGGCGTGCGAGTTGCTGCGGCGCCTGAGCGAGTCCGGGCACGACGTCACGGTCGTGCCCACCCCGAACGCGCTGGAGTTCGTCGGTGCCACCACCTGGGAGGCCCTCTCGGGGCACCCGGTGCGCACCGGCGTCTTCGGCGGCGTCGAGGACGTGCCCCACGTCCGGATCGGCCAGCAGGCCGACCTCGTCGTGGTGGCCCCCGCCACCGCCGACCTGCTCGCGCGGGCGGCGTCCGGGCGGGCCGACGACCTGCTCACCAACGTGCTGCTCACGGCGCGCTGCCCGGTGCTGTTCGTGCCGGCGATGCACACCGAGATGTGGCTGCACCCCGCCACCCAGGCGAACGTCGCGACCCTGCGGGGGCGCGGCGCGCTCGTCATGGATCCGGCCGACGGCCGCCTCACCGGCGCCGACTCCGGCCCAGGACGCCTGCCCGAGCCGCACGACATCCAGGCGGTCGTCGCCTCCCTGCTGGGGGACGAGGACGCCGTCGCCGCGGTCCGCGCGCGCGATCTGGCCGGCCGGCACGTGGTCATCAGCGCCGGCGGGACCCGCGAGCAACTGGACCCCGTGCGCTTCCTGGGCAACGCGAGCAGCGGACGCCAGGGCGTCGCGCTGGCCCGCACCGCCGCCCTGCGCGGCGCGCGCGTCACGCTGGTGGCCGCCCACATCACCGAGCCGGTGCCCAGCGGCGCCGACGTCGTCCGCGTGGGCTCCACCGCCGAACTGGCCGAGGCGATGCTCGCCCTGCAGCCGACCGCGGACGCGCTGGTCATGGCCGTCGCGGCCGCGGACTTCACCCCCGAGCGAGTGGCGGACGGCAAGATCAAGAAGGACGGCTCGGGCACGCTCGAGCTCCGCCTGACCGAGACCACCGACGTGCTCGCCGCACTGTCGGCGTCCGGCGCCGGCCCCGCCGGGCAGGTCATCGTCGGCTTCGCCGCCGAGACCGCCGACGACGAGGCCCACCTGCTCGAGCTGGGACGCGCCAAGCTCGCCCGCAAGGGCTGCGACCTGCTCGTGCTCAACAACGTGTCGGGCGGTGCCGTCTTCGGCAGCCCCGACAACTCCGTGACGATCATCGCCCCTGATCAGGTGGTGTTGACCGCCAGCGGAGACAAGGCCGCGATCGCGCACCGCATCTGGGACGCTGTCGTCGGCATCCATTCGTAG
- the metK gene encoding methionine adenosyltransferase — protein sequence MTRLFTSESVTEGHPDKVADSVSDAVLDALLAQDVNSRVAVETLVTTGTVVVAGEVSTEAYADISGIARERILSIGYDHAGASFDGKSCGVLVSLGNQSPDIAQGVDLAEEVREGGGTDALDRQGAGDQGLMFGYACTDTPTLMPLPIDIAHRLSERLSEVRKTGELDWVLPDGKTQVTIEYDGDRPVRVDTVVVSTQHTERAWSEGLVKDAVTRLVIDPVLARYDIASEGHRTFVNPTGKFVIGGPMGDAGVTGRKIIVDTYGGMARHGGGAFSGKDPSKVDRSAAYAMRWVAKNVVAAGLADRCEVQVAYAIGRAHPVGFYTECFGTEKVPLEQINAAVLATFDLRPAAIIRDLDLLRPIYSQITNYGHFGRELPAMTWERTDRAEALAAAVRG from the coding sequence GTGACCCGTCTGTTCACCTCGGAATCCGTCACCGAGGGACATCCGGACAAGGTCGCCGACTCCGTCAGCGACGCCGTGCTGGACGCCCTGCTCGCCCAGGACGTCAACAGCCGCGTCGCGGTGGAGACCCTGGTGACCACCGGCACCGTCGTCGTCGCCGGCGAGGTGTCCACCGAGGCGTACGCCGACATCTCCGGGATCGCGCGCGAGCGGATCCTGTCCATCGGGTACGACCACGCCGGCGCGTCGTTCGACGGCAAGAGCTGCGGCGTCCTGGTGTCGCTGGGCAACCAGAGCCCCGACATCGCCCAGGGCGTCGACCTGGCCGAGGAGGTCCGCGAGGGCGGCGGCACCGACGCGCTCGACCGGCAGGGCGCCGGCGACCAGGGCCTGATGTTCGGCTACGCCTGCACCGACACCCCCACGCTGATGCCGCTGCCGATCGACATCGCCCACCGGCTGTCGGAGCGCCTCTCCGAGGTCCGCAAGACCGGCGAGCTCGACTGGGTGCTGCCCGACGGCAAGACCCAGGTCACCATCGAGTACGACGGCGACCGCCCCGTGCGCGTCGACACCGTCGTGGTCTCCACGCAGCACACCGAGCGGGCCTGGAGCGAGGGCCTGGTCAAGGACGCCGTGACCCGGCTCGTCATCGACCCGGTGCTGGCCCGCTACGACATCGCCTCGGAGGGCCACCGCACCTTCGTGAACCCCACCGGCAAGTTCGTCATCGGCGGCCCCATGGGCGACGCCGGCGTGACCGGCCGCAAGATCATCGTCGACACCTACGGGGGCATGGCCCGCCACGGCGGCGGCGCGTTCTCGGGCAAGGACCCGTCCAAGGTGGACCGCTCCGCCGCCTACGCGATGCGGTGGGTCGCCAAGAACGTCGTGGCCGCGGGCCTGGCGGACCGGTGCGAGGTGCAGGTCGCCTACGCGATCGGCCGCGCGCACCCCGTCGGCTTCTACACCGAGTGCTTCGGGACCGAGAAGGTGCCGCTGGAGCAGATCAACGCGGCCGTGCTGGCCACGTTCGATCTGCGACCGGCCGCCATCATCCGCGACCTGGACCTGCTGCGCCCGATCTACTCCCAGATCACCAACTACGGCCACTTCGGCCGCGAGCTGCCCGCCATGACGTGGGAGCGCACGGATCGGGCCGAGGCGCTGGCCGCGGCCGTCCGGGGCTGA